The genomic interval CCTCGCTCCAGGGGACCCGGACCGGTGTGTTCGTCGGGATGATGGGGCAGGACTACACGCAGCTCGCCACCCAGTCTCCGGAGCTCATCGACGCCCACACGGGCGCGGGCAACAGCGCGAGCGCCGCCTCGGGCCGGCTCTCGTACACGTTCGGCTTCCAGGGGCCGAGCCTCACCGTCGACACGGCGTGCTCCTCCTCGCTGGTGGCCGTCCACCTCGCGCTGCGCGGTCTTCGTCAGCGAGAGGTCGACTTCGCGGTGGTGGGTGGCGTGAACATCGTGCTGTCCCCCGTCGCGACGTTGATTGAGTCGCGTGCGCGCATGCTCTCCGCCGACGGGCGCTGCAAGACGTTCGACGCGGCGGCCAATGGGATTGGCCGAGGAGAGGGCTGTGGTGTCCTCGTCCTGCGGCGGCTCTCGGATGCCATCGCGGAGGGGGACCCCATCGTCGCGGTCATCCGCGGCTCGGCGGTCAACCAAGACGGTCGGACCAGCGGGATGACGGTTCCCAACGGCCTCGCCCAACAGCAGGTCATCCGGGATGCCTTGAGGGATGCGCGCCTCGAAGCGTCGCGCGTGGGTTACGTCGAAGCACATGGCACGGGGACGGCGCTCGGCGACCCCATCGAGTTGGAGGCGCTCGGCGCGGTCTATGGCGACCGGACGTCGCGCGCGCAGCCGTTGATGGTGGGTTCGGTGAAGACGAACCTGGGCCACCTCGAAGGCGCCGCGGGTATCGCGGGGTTGCTCAAGGCGGCCCTGTGTCTGTCGCACGAGGAGATTCCGCCCCATCTCCACCTGCGCGCCCCCACGCCTCACGTCGACTGGAGCCGGCTGTATGTCGAGGTCCCCACCGCGCGGCGTGGCTGGCGAGGACCGGAGCCCCGCTTCGCGGCCGTGAGCTCGTTTGGATTCTCGGGGACGAACGCCCACGTCATCCTCGAGTCGCCGCCGCGTCCGGCGCAGGCGCCTGTCCGGAGCCCCGCGCGCTCCATGCAGTTGCTGACGCTCTCGGCCCGCTCGGACGGCAGCCTGCACCGGCTGGCGGAGTCGTTCGCGGATGAACTCGCGGGGACACACAAGGACTCGCTCGCGGAGGTCTGCCACACGGCGAATGTCAGCCGGAGTTCGATGGAGGAGCGAGTGGCCTTCGTGGCCTCGACCTCGGAGGAGATGGCCACGTCTCTTCGAGCCTTCGCGCGCGGAGAGCCTCGGTCCATGGGCGTGCGCGGGCAGAGAGGCCCGGAGGCGCCGCGTGTCGCGTGGCTCTTCACTGGCCAGGGTGCGCAGTACGCGGGCATGGGACGGGAGCTGTTCGAGATGGAGCCGAGCTTCCGGCGAGACCTGGTCCGCCTCGAGGAGATCCTCCGCCCCCATCTCGACAGGCCACTGACCGAGGTGCTGTTCCAGGATGAAGCGGGCGCCCTGAACGAGACCCGATACACGCAGCCGGCCATCGTGGCGCTCGAGTTGGCGGTGGCGGGGTTGCTGCGTTCTTGGGGGCTCCAAGCCGATGCGGTCCTGGGCCACAGCGTCGGTGAGTACGCGGCGGCCATCTTCGCCGGGGCCTTGCCTCCCGAGGTGGGGCTCCCGCTCGTGGCCGAACGCGCGCGGTTGATGCAAGCACTCCCCGAGCGCGGCGGAATGCTGGCCGTCTTCACCGATGAGGCGCGTGCCCTGCGTGCATTGGTGGGGCATGAGCGGGTGGCGCTGGCCGCGCTCAATGGACCGCGAAACACGGTGGTCTCCGGCGCGGAGTCGTCGCTCGAGGCCATCGCTCGGGAGCTGGCGGCGGAGGGCATCGGGAGCCAGCGCCTGAAGGTCTCGCATGCCTTCCACTCGCCGTTGATGCAGCCGATGTTGGAGGCGTTCTCGCATGTGGCCGGACGTGTGCGGCTCCAAGCGCCGGAGGTGCCGCTCATCTCCAACCTCGATGGCGCGGAAGTGGGCGCGGCCTTCCTGCGGCCTGACTACTGGGTCCGGCATGTCCGCGAACCCGTCCGCTTCGAGCAAGGGCTTCGCACGCTCTTGCGTCGGGGCGTGAGTGTCTTCCTCGAGGTGGGGCCAAAGCCTGTCCTGTCGAACCTCGCACGGGACGGAGTGGCGCCCGAGTCCGTGATGTGGCTGGAGACGCTGCACCCTCGGCGCACGGATGGCGCGGGCCTGCTCCGCACGCTCGCGGAGCTCTACGTGCGCGGCGCGCGCATCGACTGGGCGCGTCTCGGCGGCGATGCCGGGCTCAGCCGCATCGCCCTGCCGACCTACCCATTCGAGCGTCAGCGGCACTGGCTGGACGTGCCCGCGCCCTGGGCCCGTCCAGCGCGGCCCGCGACACATCCTCTGCTCGGTGTCCGATGGGAGTCCGCGGCGCTGCGCGAGGGCATGACGGTCTTCTCACAGGAGCTGGAGGCCCGGAGCCTTCCGTTCCTGAGCGACCACCGCGTGTTCGGCAAGGTGGTGGTCCCCGCCACGGCCTTCGTGGAGATGGTGGCTTCGGCGGTGGCGCGGGTGCGGGGCTCGGAGTCCATGTCGCTGGAGGCGGTGACGCTCCATCAGCCGCTGGTCCTGTCGGAGCAGCACCCGCGTGGAGTCCAGACGCTCCTGGAGGACGCGGGGGAGCAGGGGCTCATGTGTACGGTGATGAGCCGGGATGAGTCGCGCCAGGAGGAGGGGAGTGGAGCACGCGCCTCGTGGACCACCCATCTGACTTGCCGTGTCGCCGCACCCGCAGCGCCGCCGCCGCATCTGGCGCTCGAAGCGTGGCGCGCGAGCTGCCCCAATCCCGTCGATGTCGGCGACTTCTCCGAGGCGATTCGTCAGCGCGGGCTCGACTACGGCCCTTCGCTGTCCGTCCTGTCATCGCTCCATCGGGGCCCACGTTCCGCGCTCTCCGCCAGCGAAGTCGTGGAGGGCACCGGGAGCTACCGCGCTCATCCGGCCCTGCTCGATGCGTGTCTTCGGACAGCCGCCGCTGTCACTCCGCTGTCGACCGATGACGACGCGTTGCTGCTCCCCGTCGCCATCCAACGCCTCGACCTGCACCAGCGCTTGCCCTCGCGGCTGTGGACGCTCGCCACCCAGCGTCCCGAGGCGGGCGTGGCGGGACACCCCATCACCGACATGACCCTGTGCGCGGAGGATGGCACCGTGGTCGCGTCGCTCTCGGGACTCTCTGTTCGCAAGGCGGACCGCGAGGCCCTGCTGCGCGGACTCGAGGTGGACTGGCGGGAGTGGCTGTATCGCGTCACCTGGAGCCCGTGTCCGTCACCCGAAGCCCCGCGTGTCTCGGGCCAGCACTGGGTCCTCTTCCTCGATGACAGCGGATTCGGGGATGAAGTGGCCGCGCTGCTCGAACAGGGCGGAGCCCGAATCACCCGCGTGCGCAAGGGCTCGGAGTTCATCCGGAGCGCCGGGGGCATCCAGGTTGCTCCGTCGATGTCCGCTCACTTCGAGAAGTTGTTCGCGGAGTGGGACGGCGTGTCTCCACACGGCCTCATGTATCTATGGGGGCTCGATGCGGAGGCCTCGCTGGAGGCCGCGACGCTCTCCGGCTGCGTGGGCGCGCTGCATCTGGTGAAGGCCCTCTCTCGAGCCTCCCATGCGCCCATCCCCCGAATGGTCATCGCCACCCGAGGCACCCAGGCGTTGCCCGCTGATCTCCAGGGACCCCGCATCACACAGGCTCCGCTGTGGGGCTTCGGTCAGGCCGTGTCGACAGAATTGCCGGAGCTGCGATGCCTCCGGGTCGACATCCCCGCTGAGCCGGGACCCGGTGAGGCCGATGCATTTGTCCGCGCGTGTGCGCTCCCCG from Myxococcus stipitatus carries:
- a CDS encoding type I polyketide synthase; this translates as MSAPGDYGDLMKRALLKLQEAQAQLEANTRERHEPLAIVGMGCRFPGGASSPGRYWRLLLDGTDAISEVPPERWDAEAFYHPDPDQPGKVYCRHGAFLEDIDRFEPRFFGISPREAARMDPQHRLLLEVTWEALESSGRDPASLQGTRTGVFVGMMGQDYTQLATQSPELIDAHTGAGNSASAASGRLSYTFGFQGPSLTVDTACSSSLVAVHLALRGLRQREVDFAVVGGVNIVLSPVATLIESRARMLSADGRCKTFDAAANGIGRGEGCGVLVLRRLSDAIAEGDPIVAVIRGSAVNQDGRTSGMTVPNGLAQQQVIRDALRDARLEASRVGYVEAHGTGTALGDPIELEALGAVYGDRTSRAQPLMVGSVKTNLGHLEGAAGIAGLLKAALCLSHEEIPPHLHLRAPTPHVDWSRLYVEVPTARRGWRGPEPRFAAVSSFGFSGTNAHVILESPPRPAQAPVRSPARSMQLLTLSARSDGSLHRLAESFADELAGTHKDSLAEVCHTANVSRSSMEERVAFVASTSEEMATSLRAFARGEPRSMGVRGQRGPEAPRVAWLFTGQGAQYAGMGRELFEMEPSFRRDLVRLEEILRPHLDRPLTEVLFQDEAGALNETRYTQPAIVALELAVAGLLRSWGLQADAVLGHSVGEYAAAIFAGALPPEVGLPLVAERARLMQALPERGGMLAVFTDEARALRALVGHERVALAALNGPRNTVVSGAESSLEAIARELAAEGIGSQRLKVSHAFHSPLMQPMLEAFSHVAGRVRLQAPEVPLISNLDGAEVGAAFLRPDYWVRHVREPVRFEQGLRTLLRRGVSVFLEVGPKPVLSNLARDGVAPESVMWLETLHPRRTDGAGLLRTLAELYVRGARIDWARLGGDAGLSRIALPTYPFERQRHWLDVPAPWARPARPATHPLLGVRWESAALREGMTVFSQELEARSLPFLSDHRVFGKVVVPATAFVEMVASAVARVRGSESMSLEAVTLHQPLVLSEQHPRGVQTLLEDAGEQGLMCTVMSRDESRQEEGSGARASWTTHLTCRVAAPAAPPPHLALEAWRASCPNPVDVGDFSEAIRQRGLDYGPSLSVLSSLHRGPRSALSASEVVEGTGSYRAHPALLDACLRTAAAVTPLSTDDDALLLPVAIQRLDLHQRLPSRLWTLATQRPEAGVAGHPITDMTLCAEDGTVVASLSGLSVRKADREALLRGLEVDWREWLYRVTWSPCPSPEAPRVSGQHWVLFLDDSGFGDEVAALLEQGGARITRVRKGSEFIRSAGGIQVAPSMSAHFEKLFAEWDGVSPHGLMYLWGLDAEASLEAATLSGCVGALHLVKALSRASHAPIPRMVIATRGTQALPADLQGPRITQAPLWGFGQAVSTELPELRCLRVDIPAEPGPGEADAFVRACALPELEGQVAVRDGALHTARLERARPRAAARKLTVSPEASYLVAGGLGGLGLRLAGWLVERGARHLVLLGRRPPSPEAQRSIEALESGGVHVRVALADLASRDAVAAVLREARDTPPLRGIFHAAGVLRDATLAQQTAESFHEVLAPKVQGAWNLHVLSEGLPLDFFVCFSSAASLLGTPGQANYVAANAFLDGLAHLRHARGLPALTVNWGSWAETGMAARLASTMGGTSGAMGFESIPVERGLDILERLMGGPGVSLGVFPVDWKQLGEKWPGLARQAFIQGLLGAAPLQPRTPAFRAQLEAAAPSRRLDLLRRHVATMVSQTLGMAESERLSGNERLFDLGFDSLLAVELKNRLASSLGRNLRSTLVFDFPSVSGLVSHLAGELGLSGEATKRAETPARDDTLAAEIQTLSEQELTSLIDQELMSALSR